A window from Pseudomonas campi encodes these proteins:
- a CDS encoding TorF family putative porin: MHARKTLTLAIAALTCSLQAGAIELNEQLSLIVTPAVFSDYRSSGISQTLGDPAAQLDIMLSHASGLYAGVWTSNVEYGYDWENDDDYGTRQEIDYYAGYYWQITDAISLDGYYNKYTYPGEGQFNGSDLYLTLDAYGFFIGGKHSFDTEESYFNTYVGYRTLLPLEIGLELRYENVDQKDDVFFNADYSKAEQDYNNWEIKLTRDLFGATWGLSYVDTDLSDAQCASFSGYDDLCSAGAVASVSKAF; encoded by the coding sequence ATGCACGCACGCAAAACCCTCACTCTGGCCATCGCCGCCCTGACCTGCAGTCTGCAGGCCGGCGCCATCGAACTGAACGAGCAGCTTTCCCTGATCGTCACTCCGGCCGTTTTCAGCGACTACCGTTCCAGCGGTATCTCGCAGACCCTCGGCGACCCGGCCGCCCAGCTCGACATCATGCTCAGCCATGCCAGCGGCCTGTATGCCGGGGTGTGGACCAGCAATGTCGAGTACGGCTACGACTGGGAGAACGACGATGACTACGGCACCCGCCAGGAAATCGACTATTACGCCGGTTACTACTGGCAGATCACCGACGCCATCAGCCTGGACGGTTACTACAACAAGTACACCTACCCAGGTGAAGGCCAGTTCAACGGCTCCGATCTCTACCTGACCCTGGACGCCTACGGTTTCTTCATCGGTGGCAAGCACTCCTTCGACACCGAGGAGAGCTACTTCAACACCTATGTCGGCTACCGCACCCTGCTACCGCTGGAGATCGGTCTGGAGTTGCGTTACGAGAATGTCGACCAGAAAGACGACGTGTTCTTCAACGCCGACTACAGCAAGGCCGAGCAGGACTACAACAACTGGGAGATCAAGCTGACCCGCGATCTGTTCGGCGCCACCTGGGGCCTGAGCTATGTCGACACCGACCTGTCAGATGCCCAGTGCGCCAGCTTCAGCGGCTACGACGACCTCTGTTCGGCCGGCGCGGTGGCCAGCGTCAGCAAGGCGTTCTGA
- a CDS encoding adenosylcobinamide-GDP ribazoletransferase yields MRLAEPLLIALQFLTRLPVSLAGMPAPQQLGRSLLWYPVVGLLLGGLLLLAQLLLSGAPALLQAALLLALWVGLSGGLHLDGLADTADAWVGGYGDRERTLAIMKDPRSGPIAVVVLVLLLLLKFAALVALLQAGQWAALLLAPWLGRGLLPLLFLTTPYVRAGGLGQALSEHLPRQQLPVVLAGNALLMLLLGWAGLLAIGAALLAFFLLRRAFIARLGGTTGDTAGALLELVECMVLVVLALALA; encoded by the coding sequence ATGCGCCTGGCCGAGCCGCTGCTGATCGCCCTGCAGTTCCTCACCCGTTTGCCGGTGAGCCTGGCGGGCATGCCGGCACCCCAGCAGCTGGGCCGTTCGCTGCTGTGGTACCCGGTGGTCGGGCTGCTGCTCGGCGGCCTGTTGCTGCTGGCGCAGCTGCTGCTGAGCGGTGCGCCGGCCTTGCTGCAGGCGGCGTTGCTGCTGGCGCTGTGGGTCGGCCTGAGCGGCGGGTTGCACCTTGATGGCCTGGCCGACACGGCGGATGCCTGGGTCGGCGGTTATGGCGACCGCGAGCGCACCCTGGCGATCATGAAAGACCCGCGCAGTGGACCGATCGCCGTGGTGGTGCTGGTGCTGCTGCTGTTGCTCAAGTTCGCCGCTTTGGTGGCGCTGTTGCAGGCCGGGCAGTGGGCCGCGCTATTGCTGGCGCCCTGGCTGGGGCGTGGGCTGTTGCCGCTGCTGTTTCTGACTACGCCCTATGTGCGCGCCGGTGGTCTGGGCCAGGCGCTCAGCGAGCATCTGCCGCGTCAGCAACTGCCTGTGGTACTGGCCGGCAACGCCCTGCTCATGCTGCTGTTGGGCTGGGCTGGGCTGCTGGCCATCGGCGCTGCGCTGCTGGCTTTCTTTCTGCTGCGCCGCGCCTTTATCGCCCGCCTGGGCGGCACCACCGGCGATACCGCCGGGGCGCTGCTGGAGCTGGTCGAGTGCATGGTGCTGGTGGTTTTGGCGCTCGCGCTGGCTTGA
- the cobC gene encoding alpha-ribazole phosphatase family protein, giving the protein MSLQLDLLRHGETTGGNGFRGSLDDALTERGWQQMHATLAEQGGWDLIISSPLQRCEAFARQLAEVKGLPLRIEADLRELHFGDWEGRNAAEILLEDTEALGSFWNDPFNFTPPNAEPVRDFAARVMAAIERLQQELAGQRVLLVTHGGVMRLLLAQARGLPQQQMLQVEVGHAALHRLQVAADLSLREA; this is encoded by the coding sequence ATGAGTTTGCAGCTGGATCTTTTGCGCCACGGTGAGACCACCGGCGGCAACGGTTTTCGTGGCAGCTTGGACGATGCCCTCACGGAGCGCGGCTGGCAGCAGATGCACGCGACCCTGGCTGAACAGGGCGGCTGGGACCTGATCATCAGCTCGCCGCTGCAACGCTGCGAGGCCTTCGCTCGCCAGCTGGCCGAGGTCAAGGGCTTGCCGCTACGCATCGAGGCCGATCTGCGCGAGCTGCACTTCGGCGACTGGGAAGGGCGCAACGCCGCGGAAATCCTCCTCGAGGACACCGAGGCGCTGGGCAGCTTCTGGAACGATCCGTTCAATTTCACCCCGCCGAATGCCGAGCCGGTACGCGACTTCGCCGCACGGGTGATGGCCGCCATCGAGCGCCTGCAACAGGAACTGGCCGGCCAGCGCGTGCTGCTGGTGACCCACGGCGGGGTGATGCGCCTGCTGCTGGCCCAGGCCCGCGGTCTGCCGCAGCAGCAGATGCTGCAGGTCGAGGTCGGCCATGCCGCGCTGCATCGCCTGCAGGTCGCGGCCGACCTGAGCCTGCGCGAAGCCTGA
- the cobT gene encoding nicotinate-nucleotide--dimethylbenzimidazole phosphoribosyltransferase, with the protein MSAFWWQASCRPLDQQVAAQALQRQAELTKPAGALGQLEPLAVRLAAQQGRVRPELEQVWISIFAGDHGVVAEGVSAYPQAVTVQMLGNFAGGGAAISVLARQLGATLEVHNLGTVEPAPAMHGVCQHQLAPGTANFTQAPAMSSELCLAALQVGRAVAERAAAAGCQLFIGGEMGIGNTTAASALACVLLDKQLRELVGPGTGLDSAGVARKIRAIEAALALHGQARAPLDCLQRLGGLEIAALTGAYLACAQQGVSVLVDGFICSVAALLAVRLNPGVANWLLFSHSGAEPGHRHVLAALEAAPLLQLGLRLGEGSGAALAVPLLRLACALHGQMATFSEAAVQEQG; encoded by the coding sequence GTGAGTGCATTCTGGTGGCAGGCGAGCTGCCGACCGCTCGACCAGCAGGTGGCCGCCCAGGCCCTGCAACGCCAGGCCGAGCTGACCAAGCCGGCCGGCGCCCTCGGCCAGCTGGAGCCGCTGGCGGTGCGCCTGGCCGCCCAGCAGGGGCGCGTGCGTCCCGAGCTGGAGCAGGTGTGGATCAGCATCTTCGCCGGTGACCACGGTGTGGTCGCCGAAGGTGTGTCGGCCTATCCGCAGGCGGTGACCGTGCAGATGCTCGGCAACTTCGCCGGCGGTGGCGCGGCGATCAGCGTGCTGGCCCGCCAGCTGGGCGCGACCCTGGAGGTGCACAATCTCGGCACGGTCGAGCCGGCACCGGCCATGCATGGGGTCTGCCAGCATCAACTGGCGCCCGGCACGGCCAATTTCACTCAGGCGCCGGCGATGAGCAGCGAACTGTGCCTGGCCGCGCTGCAGGTCGGTCGCGCGGTGGCCGAGCGCGCCGCGGCGGCCGGCTGCCAGCTGTTTATCGGTGGCGAGATGGGCATCGGCAACACCACGGCGGCCAGCGCCCTGGCCTGTGTGCTGCTGGACAAGCAGCTGCGCGAGCTGGTCGGCCCCGGCACCGGGCTGGACAGCGCTGGTGTGGCGCGTAAGATCCGCGCCATCGAAGCTGCCCTGGCCTTGCACGGCCAGGCGCGCGCGCCGCTGGATTGCCTGCAGCGCCTGGGCGGGCTGGAGATCGCCGCGCTGACCGGCGCCTACCTGGCCTGCGCGCAGCAGGGCGTCAGCGTGCTGGTCGACGGCTTTATCTGCAGCGTCGCGGCGCTGCTGGCGGTGCGCTTGAATCCGGGCGTGGCCAACTGGCTGCTGTTCAGCCACAGCGGCGCCGAGCCGGGCCATCGCCATGTGCTCGCGGCTCTCGAGGCTGCGCCGTTGCTGCAACTGGGCCTGCGCCTGGGCGAGGGCAGTGGGGCAGCGCTGGCGGTGCCGTTGTTGCGCCTGGCGTGCGCCCTGCACGGGCAGATGGCGACTTTTTCTGAAGCAGCAGTACAGGAGCAAGGTTGA
- the cobU gene encoding bifunctional adenosylcobinamide kinase/adenosylcobinamide-phosphate guanylyltransferase produces MVELILGGARSGKSRLAEKLAADSGLAVTYIATSQALDGEMSERITQHRARRPAGWALVEEPLELARVLREQAGEGRCLLVDCLTLWLTNLLMLDDEARLQAERAALLECLAGLPGRIILVSNETGLGVVPLGELTRRYVDEAGWLHQALAERSQRVVFTVAGLPMLLKGERL; encoded by the coding sequence ATGGTTGAATTGATCCTCGGCGGCGCCCGTTCCGGCAAGAGCCGCCTGGCCGAGAAGCTGGCGGCCGATAGCGGCCTGGCTGTGACCTATATCGCCACCAGCCAGGCGCTGGACGGCGAGATGAGCGAACGCATCACCCAGCATCGCGCGCGGCGTCCGGCCGGCTGGGCGCTGGTCGAAGAACCGCTGGAGCTGGCCCGGGTGCTGCGCGAGCAGGCGGGCGAGGGCCGTTGCCTGCTGGTTGACTGCCTGACCCTGTGGCTGACCAACCTGCTGATGCTGGACGACGAGGCGCGCCTGCAGGCCGAACGCGCGGCGCTGCTGGAGTGCCTGGCCGGGCTGCCGGGGCGGATCATCCTGGTCAGCAACGAGACCGGCCTCGGCGTGGTGCCGCTGGGCGAGCTGACCCGGCGTTATGTCGACGAGGCCGGCTGGTTGCACCAGGCCCTGGCCGAACGCAGCCAGCGGGTGGTGTTTACCGTCGCCGGCCTGCCCATGCTTCTGAAAGGAGAACGCCTGTGA
- a CDS encoding cobyric acid synthase, translating into MSATLMVQGTTSDAGKSTLVTALCRWLKRQGVAVVPFKPQNMALNSAVTSDGGEIGRAQAVQAQAAGLTPHTDMNPVLLKPNSDTGAQVIIHGRAIGNMHAVAYHDYKQTARAAVLESHQRLSAQYPVVMVEGAGSPAEINLRAGDIANMGFAEAVDCPVILIADIDKGGVFAHLVGTLALLSESEQARVQGFVINRFRGDLSLLQPGLDWLEQRTGKPVLGVLPYLMDFHLEAEDAVATRQVTQAGQQLKVVVPVLPRISNHTDFDPLRLHPQVDLQFIGPGQAIPPADLIILPGSKSVRADLDFLREQGWPAAIEHHLRYGGKLLGICGGLQMLGTQIDDPHGLEGAPGSSAGLGLLDISTVLEPEKQLRNVQGRLCLEQAAVSGYEIHAGVSAGAGLNGAVQLNDGRSDGGMSVDGQVLGTYLHGLFESSEACGALLRWAGLREVQTVDYHALRERDIERLADLVEAHLDTARLRELCGL; encoded by the coding sequence ATGAGCGCCACCTTGATGGTGCAGGGCACCACCTCCGATGCCGGCAAGAGCACCCTGGTGACTGCCCTGTGCCGCTGGCTCAAGCGCCAGGGCGTCGCGGTGGTGCCGTTCAAACCACAGAACATGGCGCTCAACTCGGCGGTCACCAGCGACGGCGGCGAGATCGGCCGCGCCCAGGCGGTGCAGGCCCAGGCCGCCGGCCTGACGCCGCACACCGATATGAACCCGGTGCTGCTCAAGCCCAACAGCGACACCGGCGCCCAGGTGATCATCCATGGTCGCGCTATCGGCAACATGCACGCGGTGGCCTACCACGATTACAAGCAGACCGCGCGCGCCGCCGTGCTCGAGTCGCACCAACGCCTCAGCGCGCAGTACCCGGTGGTGATGGTCGAGGGCGCCGGCTCGCCGGCGGAGATCAACCTGCGCGCCGGCGATATCGCCAATATGGGCTTCGCCGAGGCGGTGGATTGCCCGGTGATCCTGATCGCCGATATCGACAAGGGCGGCGTGTTCGCCCATCTGGTTGGCACCCTGGCCTTGCTCTCCGAAAGCGAGCAGGCGCGGGTGCAGGGCTTCGTGATCAACCGTTTTCGCGGCGACCTCAGCTTGCTGCAGCCGGGCCTGGACTGGCTGGAGCAACGCACCGGCAAGCCGGTGCTCGGCGTGCTGCCGTACCTGATGGATTTCCACCTGGAAGCCGAGGACGCGGTCGCCACCCGCCAGGTGACCCAGGCGGGGCAACAGCTCAAGGTTGTGGTGCCGGTGCTGCCGCGCATCAGCAACCACACCGACTTCGATCCGCTGCGCCTGCACCCGCAGGTCGACCTGCAATTTATTGGCCCCGGCCAGGCCATCCCGCCGGCCGACCTGATCATCCTGCCCGGCTCGAAAAGCGTGCGCGCCGACCTGGATTTCCTGCGCGAGCAGGGCTGGCCGGCGGCCATCGAGCACCACCTGCGCTACGGCGGCAAGCTGCTCGGCATCTGCGGCGGCCTGCAGATGCTCGGCACACAGATCGACGACCCCCACGGCCTGGAAGGCGCGCCCGGCAGCAGCGCCGGCCTGGGCCTGCTGGACATCAGCACCGTGCTGGAGCCGGAGAAGCAGCTGCGCAATGTGCAGGGCCGGCTGTGCCTGGAGCAGGCGGCGGTGAGCGGCTACGAGATTCATGCCGGGGTCAGCGCGGGTGCCGGGTTGAACGGCGCGGTGCAGCTGAATGACGGTCGGTCTGACGGTGGAATGAGCGTCGATGGCCAGGTGCTCGGCACCTACCTGCACGGGCTGTTCGAGTCGAGCGAGGCCTGTGGCGCACTGCTGCGCTGGGCCGGCCTGCGAGAGGTACAGACGGTGGACTACCATGCCCTGCGCGAACGCGACATAGAACGCCTGGCCGATCTGGTCGAGGCGCATCTGGATACCGCCAGGCTGCGCGAATTGTGTGGGTTATAG
- the cobD gene encoding threonine-phosphate decarboxylase CobD, which yields MLEHGGRLRAAAQRYGIALAEWLDLSTGIAPYGWPLPAIPATAWSRLPEPDDGLEAAARDYYGVPALLPVAGSQAAIQALPQLRRSGRVGIVSPAYSEHAEAWRREGHQVTELGEGAVGRALERLDVLLLINPNNPTGRLLAPQQLLDWHARLAERGGWLVVDEAFIDCTPEHSLAAFSQLPGLIVLRSFGKFFGLAGIRLGFVLAEPTLLERLDERLGPWTISGPTRAVASAILQDSAGQQAQRERLQADGLRLAVLLSAQGLAPAGGTALFQLVAHQHAVGLHGYFARRGILLRLFAETRCLRFGLPADEAGWQRLEQALQEMPR from the coding sequence TTGCTTGAACATGGTGGCCGCCTGCGTGCGGCGGCGCAGCGCTATGGCATTGCCCTGGCCGAATGGCTGGATCTGTCCACCGGCATCGCGCCCTATGGCTGGCCGCTGCCGGCGATTCCGGCGACGGCCTGGAGCCGTCTGCCCGAACCGGACGATGGCCTGGAAGCGGCGGCGCGCGATTACTACGGCGTCCCCGCCTTGCTGCCGGTGGCCGGTTCCCAGGCGGCGATCCAGGCCCTGCCGCAGTTGCGGCGGTCGGGGCGGGTAGGGATCGTTTCGCCGGCCTACTCCGAACATGCCGAGGCCTGGCGCCGCGAGGGGCATCAGGTCACCGAGCTTGGCGAAGGCGCGGTGGGCCGCGCCCTGGAGCGCCTCGATGTGCTGCTGCTGATCAACCCCAACAACCCGACCGGGCGGCTGCTCGCGCCACAGCAGTTGCTCGACTGGCACGCCCGCCTGGCCGAGCGCGGCGGCTGGCTGGTGGTGGACGAGGCGTTCATCGACTGCACGCCCGAGCACAGCCTGGCGGCCTTCAGCCAGTTGCCGGGGCTGATCGTGCTGCGCTCGTTCGGCAAGTTCTTCGGCCTGGCTGGCATCCGTCTGGGTTTCGTGTTGGCCGAACCGACCCTGCTGGAGCGCCTGGACGAGCGCCTCGGCCCCTGGACCATCAGCGGCCCGACGCGGGCGGTGGCCAGCGCCATCCTGCAGGACAGCGCCGGCCAGCAGGCCCAGCGCGAGCGCCTGCAGGCCGACGGCCTGCGCCTGGCCGTGCTGCTCAGCGCCCAGGGCCTGGCGCCGGCGGGTGGCACCGCGCTGTTCCAGCTGGTCGCTCATCAGCATGCGGTGGGCCTGCATGGCTATTTCGCCCGTCGCGGCATCCTCCTGCGTCTGTTCGCCGAGACCCGCTGCCTGCGCTTCGGACTGCCCGCCGACGAGGCCGGCTGGCAGCGGCTGGAGCAGGCCCTGCAGGAGATGCCGCGATGA
- the cbiB gene encoding adenosylcobinamide-phosphate synthase CbiB, which translates to MSLLLATLAGVTLDGLLGEPKRWHPLVAFGGLAQRIEQRLNSGGHGWRSHGVTGWCLAVLPLTLLSLLLARLPYLGWLVEVLALYAALGLRSLGEHALPVAQALRLGDLPEARKRVGYMVSRQTAELDSEGVARAGTESVLENGSDAVFAALFWFLVAGAPGVVLYRLSNTLDAMWGYRNPRFERFGWAAAKIDDGLNYIPARLVALTYALLGKTALALRCWQQQAPQWDSPNAGPVMASGAGALGVSLGGAATYHGELHVRPVLGAGPQARARDIERALNLVNGGVLLWLALLLIGSLYLA; encoded by the coding sequence ATGAGCCTGCTGCTGGCCACCCTGGCCGGAGTGACCCTGGACGGCCTACTCGGCGAGCCCAAGCGCTGGCACCCGCTGGTGGCCTTCGGCGGCCTGGCGCAACGCATCGAACAACGCCTCAACAGTGGTGGTCACGGTTGGCGCAGCCACGGCGTTACCGGCTGGTGCCTGGCGGTGCTGCCGCTGACCCTGCTCAGCCTGCTACTGGCGCGCCTGCCTTATCTCGGCTGGCTGGTGGAGGTGCTGGCCCTGTATGCCGCCCTCGGCCTGCGCAGCCTCGGCGAGCACGCGCTGCCGGTGGCCCAGGCCCTGCGCCTGGGCGATCTGCCCGAGGCACGCAAGCGCGTCGGCTATATGGTCAGCCGGCAGACCGCCGAGCTGGACAGCGAAGGCGTGGCCCGCGCCGGTACCGAGTCGGTGCTGGAGAACGGCTCGGACGCGGTGTTCGCCGCGCTGTTCTGGTTCCTTGTCGCTGGTGCGCCGGGGGTGGTGCTGTACCGCCTGAGCAACACCCTGGACGCCATGTGGGGCTACCGCAACCCGCGCTTCGAACGCTTCGGCTGGGCCGCGGCGAAGATCGACGATGGCCTCAACTACATCCCCGCGCGCCTGGTGGCGCTGACCTATGCGCTGCTCGGCAAGACCGCCCTGGCCCTGCGCTGCTGGCAGCAGCAGGCGCCGCAGTGGGACAGCCCCAACGCCGGCCCGGTAATGGCCTCCGGTGCCGGCGCCCTCGGCGTGAGTCTGGGCGGCGCGGCGACCTATCATGGCGAGCTGCATGTGCGCCCCGTGCTGGGTGCGGGGCCGCAGGCGCGGGCGCGCGATATCGAACGGGCGCTCAATCTGGTCAATGGCGGCGTGCTGCTGTGGCTGGCGCTGTTACTGATCGGGAGTCTTTACCTTGCTTGA
- the bluB gene encoding 5,6-dimethylbenzimidazole synthase, whose amino-acid sequence MSEHAFSPAERAAVYRAIAERRDMRHFAGGTVAPELLARLLEAAHQAPSVGLMQPWRFIRITRPALREAIHAQVEAERVRTAEALGERSDEFMRLKVEGIRDCAELLVVALMDEREKHIFGRRTLPEMDLASLACAIQNLWLASRAEGLGLGWVSLFEPQALAELLHMPVGSKPLAILCLGPVTEFYREPMLVQEGWATARPLQDLLFTDSWGQHE is encoded by the coding sequence ATGAGCGAGCATGCTTTCAGTCCTGCGGAACGTGCCGCGGTGTACCGGGCGATTGCCGAGCGCCGCGACATGCGCCACTTCGCCGGTGGCACGGTGGCCCCGGAGCTGCTCGCGCGCTTGCTGGAGGCGGCGCACCAGGCCCCCAGCGTCGGCCTGATGCAGCCCTGGCGCTTTATCCGCATCACCCGCCCGGCGCTGCGCGAGGCCATCCATGCCCAGGTCGAGGCCGAGCGGGTGCGCACCGCCGAGGCGCTGGGCGAGCGCAGCGACGAGTTCATGCGGCTCAAGGTCGAAGGCATCCGCGATTGCGCCGAGCTGCTGGTGGTGGCGCTGATGGACGAACGCGAGAAACACATCTTCGGCCGCCGCACCCTGCCGGAAATGGACCTGGCCTCCCTGGCCTGCGCCATCCAGAACCTCTGGCTGGCTTCGCGCGCCGAAGGCCTGGGTCTCGGTTGGGTCTCGCTGTTCGAGCCGCAGGCGCTGGCCGAGCTGCTGCACATGCCGGTCGGCAGCAAGCCACTGGCGATTCTCTGCCTGGGCCCGGTCACCGAGTTCTACCGCGAGCCGATGCTGGTCCAGGAAGGCTGGGCCACGGCGCGACCGCTGCAGGACCTGCTGTTCACCGACAGCTGGGGGCAACACGAATGA
- a CDS encoding cobyrinate a,c-diamide synthase — protein MTARSCPALLIAAPASGQGKTTVTAALARLHTRAGKRVRVFKCGPDFLDPMILARASGQAVYQLDLWMVGEDECRRLLWEAAGEADLILIEGVMGLFDGSPSAADLARRFQVPVLGVIDGSAMAQTFGALAYGLANFQHNLPFAGVLANRTGSARHGEILRDSLPPAIRWYGALPRSAALELPSRHLGLVQAEELADLDSRLDAAADALLASAGDALPDPVRFAAPVDQVIEPLLAGVRIGVARDTAFAFLYQANLDLLRRLGAELCFFSPLRERQLPEVDSLYLPGGYPELHLQQLAQNLAMREAIHVHQAAGKPILAECGGMLYLLERLTDKAGHSAELLGLLPGHAQMQPRMAALGLQQVELPEGLLRGHTYHHSQLDSPVEPLARGSSPNQRPASEAVYRLGRLTASYIHFYLPSNPQAAAGLLLP, from the coding sequence ATGACTGCACGCAGCTGCCCGGCCCTGCTGATCGCCGCCCCGGCGTCCGGCCAGGGCAAGACCACCGTCACCGCCGCCCTGGCGCGCCTGCACACGCGGGCCGGCAAGCGTGTGCGGGTGTTCAAATGCGGGCCGGACTTTCTCGACCCGATGATCCTCGCCCGCGCCTCGGGCCAGGCGGTGTACCAGCTCGACCTGTGGATGGTCGGCGAGGACGAATGCCGGCGCCTGCTCTGGGAGGCGGCGGGGGAGGCCGACCTGATCCTGATCGAAGGGGTGATGGGCCTGTTCGACGGCAGCCCCTCGGCCGCCGACCTGGCGCGGCGCTTCCAGGTGCCGGTGCTGGGGGTGATCGATGGCAGCGCCATGGCGCAGACCTTCGGCGCCCTGGCCTATGGCCTGGCCAACTTCCAGCACAACCTGCCGTTCGCCGGGGTGCTGGCCAACCGCACCGGCAGCGCGCGGCATGGCGAGATCCTGCGCGACAGCCTGCCGCCGGCGATCCGCTGGTACGGCGCCTTGCCGCGCAGCGCCGCGCTGGAGCTGCCCAGCCGCCACCTGGGCCTGGTCCAGGCCGAGGAACTGGCCGACCTGGATAGCCGCCTGGACGCGGCAGCCGATGCGCTGCTGGCCAGCGCCGGCGATGCTCTGCCAGACCCCGTGCGTTTCGCTGCACCAGTGGACCAGGTGATCGAGCCACTGCTGGCCGGCGTGCGCATCGGCGTGGCCCGCGATACCGCGTTCGCTTTCCTCTACCAGGCCAACCTCGATCTGCTGCGTCGGCTCGGCGCCGAGCTGTGCTTCTTCTCGCCGCTGCGCGAGCGCCAGTTGCCCGAGGTGGACAGCCTCTACCTGCCCGGCGGCTACCCGGAACTGCACCTGCAGCAACTGGCGCAGAACCTGGCCATGCGCGAGGCGATCCATGTCCACCAAGCCGCCGGCAAGCCGATCCTCGCCGAGTGCGGTGGCATGCTCTACCTGCTCGAGCGCCTGACCGACAAGGCCGGCCACAGCGCCGAACTGCTCGGCCTGCTGCCCGGCCACGCGCAGATGCAGCCGCGCATGGCCGCCCTCGGCCTGCAGCAAGTGGAGCTGCCGGAAGGCCTGCTGCGTGGCCACACCTACCACCATTCGCAGCTCGACTCGCCCGTCGAGCCGCTGGCACGCGGCAGCAGCCCGAACCAGCGCCCGGCCAGCGAGGCTGTCTATCGCCTGGGCCGGCTGACCGCCTCCTATATCCACTTCTACCTGCCGTCCAACCCGCAGGCCGCCGCCGGGCTGCTGTTGCCATGA
- the cobO gene encoding cob(I)yrinic acid a,c-diamide adenosyltransferase, with translation MNESAARDERHKARMQRKKALIDEKIAQAQNEYGLLLVHSGNGKGKSSSAFGMVARALGHGIKVGVVQFIKGAASTGEESFFRRFPEEVSYHVMGEGFTWETQDRQRDIDKAGAAWAVARQLLNDPQIGLVVLDELNIALKHGYLELDAVLADIEARPLLQHVVVTGRGALPGMLEAADTVTEMNLVKHAFKAGVKAQKGIEF, from the coding sequence ATGAACGAGTCCGCCGCGCGCGACGAACGCCACAAGGCGCGCATGCAGCGCAAGAAAGCGCTGATCGACGAAAAGATCGCCCAGGCCCAGAACGAATACGGCCTGCTGCTGGTGCACAGCGGCAACGGCAAGGGCAAGAGCAGCTCGGCCTTCGGCATGGTCGCCCGCGCCCTCGGCCACGGCATCAAGGTCGGCGTGGTGCAGTTCATCAAGGGCGCCGCCAGCACCGGCGAAGAAAGCTTCTTCCGCCGCTTCCCCGAGGAAGTTAGCTACCACGTGATGGGCGAGGGTTTTACCTGGGAAACCCAGGACCGCCAGCGCGACATCGACAAGGCCGGCGCGGCCTGGGCGGTGGCGAGGCAACTGCTGAATGACCCGCAGATCGGCCTGGTAGTACTCGACGAGCTGAATATTGCCCTCAAGCACGGCTACCTGGAGCTGGACGCGGTGCTCGCCGACATCGAGGCGCGCCCGCTGCTGCAGCATGTGGTGGTGACCGGCCGTGGCGCCTTGCCGGGGATGCTCGAGGCGGCGGATACCGTCACCGAGATGAACCTGGTCAAGCATGCCTTCAAGGCCGGCGTGAAGGCGCAGAAGGGGATCGAGTTTTGA